From Penaeus monodon isolate SGIC_2016 chromosome 6, NSTDA_Pmon_1, whole genome shotgun sequence, the proteins below share one genomic window:
- the LOC119574181 gene encoding mediator of RNA polymerase II transcription subunit 15-like, whose protein sequence is MYTGTETSKETQHISPHIAAHKSSLAATSSAPTISSAALAGSGGPHDQASPHLSSHKGGLSAHIPTYRVGVHSSQHSVVKEIDHDGPLYLARHSHPANITTHLSKSTPQDLSSHASTVSEKAVPLELTPHTSHHKPLPHVHSVVTQGVSHSQSGPLMTAHQTDRGSAYFRVADSVIGVQGPSAILVSTVGDGGLSSQHHTSQAPSLVHTQSSVVRQNAATNLTTMPATTMTAGVSLTTGSSPGVVTSQSQGQMMPADGVTTSNVSSACLTSQTDPRDLKKEKSEQIEGMGMATGQEGTQQTAGPQRDLVRQALQSVVTNPQHKTGNDQEVIEYNYTAGDIAELLMMNIQVNASLQAMKQGTAPSDSGSSQVVVLQPAAVDETTSLQPQPQTTKRRRPKLSEEAQSERRVRIAMRMREKRAGETDEAKKVRRLREAERMRRKRATEDQEHKMRRRLEAAARARSRRANMTTEERVVDRQKAAERMRLRRATESDEAKAVRRLKAAERMRKRRANETPEQRMARRQNIAQRTKARRKRKGDDTLNGEDSDTVSRNITTRLVKNEGLNNSLPHQENSEPIANVAVGQPTHISQAQLVQAGSHIVVPSSVGVGSSIALLHVDPTLPHVPIGHGTTGMLSTVDLTQLTQPLSLHKSVTSTEGQEISEPLSLQKHIVTQVSSPAATPTPVSAPMSMSTPAHPLEPVPLHKTVGHHHHHHLPHLLQYHQHTSSHPQQQQQQQQQQQQQQHPHQLQHQHLQQRHHQ, encoded by the exons ATGTATACAGGAACAGAGACTAGTAAGGAGACTCAGCATATAAGTCCCCATATTGCTGCTCATAAATCATCTTTGGCTGCTACATCATCTGCTCCAActatatcatcagcagcattagcAGGCTCAGGAGGGCCACATGACCAGGCATCACCACATTTATCTTCCCACAAGGGTGGGTTGAGTGCTCACATACCAACGTACAGAGTAGGGGTGCATTCATCCCAGCACTCAGTAGTTAAAGAGATTGACCATGATGGCCCCTTGTACTTGGCTCGCCACAGTCACCCAGCAAATATTACGACACACCTTTCAAAGAGTACACCGCAGGACCTGTCCTCTCATGCCTCTACAGTTTCAGAGAAAGCAGTCCCCCTGGAATTGACTCCACATACCTCTCATCACAAACCTCTGCCTCATGTCCATTCAGTTGTAACTCAGGGTGTAAGTCATTCACAAAGTGGACCTCTCATGACTGCCCACCAAACAGATCGGGGGTCAGCATATTTCCGTGTAGCAGATTCTGTTATAGGTGTCCAAGGGCCCTCTGCTATCTTGGTATCAACTGTTGGAGATGGTGGCCTGTCATCGCAACATCATACTTCTCAAGCTCCATCTCTGGTCCACACACAATCATCTGTGGTAAGGCAGAATGCTGCCACAAACCTGACCACCATGCCAGCTACAACAATGACAGCTGGAGTGTCTCTCACTACAGGGTCAAGTCCAGGAGTGGTTACGAGTCAGTCACAAGGGCAGATGATGCCAGCTGATGGGGTAACTACTTCAAATGTCTCCTCTGCATGTCTTACTTCACAGACAGATCCAAGAGACCTGAAAAAGGAGAAATCAGAACAGATAGAAGGGATGGGAATGGCAACAGGGCAAGAAGGAACGCAGCAAACGGCAGGGCCACAGCGTGACTTAGTACGGCAAGCTCTCCAGTCAGTTGTAACAAACCCCCAGCACAAAACCGGCAACGACCAAGAAGTGATTGAATATAATTATACTGCAGGTGATATTGCAG AGCTACTGATGATGAACATACAAGTCAATGCATCACTTCAAGCAATGAAACAAGGGACTGCTCCTTCAGACAGTGGAAGCAGCCAAGTTGTAGTTCTACAGCCAGCAGCTGTTGATGAAACCACCAGCCTGCAACCTCAGCCCCAGACCACAAAGCGACGACGACCTAAGCTTTCAGAAGAGGCCCAGTCAGAAAGGAGAGTTAGAATTGctatgagaatgagagaaaaaagagctgGGGAAACTGATGAAGCAAAAAAAGTACGTAGATTAAGGGAAGCTGAACGCATGAGACGGAAAAGAGCAACTGAAGATCAAGAGCATAAGATGAGAAGACGTTTGGAAGCAGCTGCGAGAGCAAGAAGTCGGCGAGCGAATATGACAACAGAAGAACGGGTTGTTGATAGACAAAAAGCTGCAGAGCGTATGAGATTGAGAAGAGCCACAGAAAGTGATGAGGCTAAAGCTGTGCGTCGCCTAAAAGCGGCAGAacgaatgaggaaaaggagagcaaATGAGACTCCTGAACAACGAATGGCACGTCGTCAGAACATTGCCCAACGTACAAAAGCTCGTcgtaagaggaaaggggatgataCATTAAATGGAGAAGATTCTGACACAGTTTCCCGCAATATAACTACTAGATTAGTTAAGAATGAAGGTTTGAACAACAGTCTGCCACACCAAGAAAATAGTGAACCTATTGCTAATGTTGCTGTGGGTCAGCCAACTCACATTTCCCAGGCTCAGCTTGTTCAGGCAGGCTCACATATAGTAGTGCCATCAAGTGTTGGAGTAGGAAGTAGTATTGCTCTGTTACATGTGGATCCAACTCTCCCTCATGTGCCTATAGGTCATGGAACTACGGGCATGCTTTCGACTGTGGACCTGACTCAGTTGACTCAGCCTCTCTCTTTGCACAAGTCCGTTACTTCAACTGAGGGACAA GAGATATCAGAACCACTATCCTTACAGAAGCACATAGTGACTCAGGTGTCATCACCAGCTGCCACTCCAACACCTGTCTCAGCCCCCATGAGCATGAGTACCCCTGCACATCCCTTGGAACCAGTACCCCTCCACAAGACTGTcggtcaccatcaccatcatcacttgcCTCACCTCCTTCAGTATCACCAGCACACTAGTTCACAcccacaacagcagcagcaacagcagcagcagcaacagcagcagcaacacccaCATCAGCTGCAGCATCAACACCTTCAACAGAGACACCATCAGTGA